In one window of Henckelia pumila isolate YLH828 chromosome 1, ASM3356847v2, whole genome shotgun sequence DNA:
- the LOC140872092 gene encoding BURP domain protein RD22-like produces MEMVSCSYLAKLLINSIPSSSHKLPDIFRQFSVNPNSREAEIVKNTLQECEAIKGEEKLRATSLESMVDFSTSRIGKHVEAISTKAKNGSKVNKYSTVGVKKISGGNAVVACHKLVYPFIVFYCNMTKTTDVYQVLMVASDGTK; encoded by the coding sequence atggaAATGGTGTCATGTTCTTACCTCGCAAAGTTGTTGATTAATTCGATTCCCTCCTCATCCCACAAATTGCCAGATATATTTCGTCAGTTTTCGGTGAACCCAAACTCGCGAGAAGCAGAGATCGTGAAGAACACTCTACAAGAATGTGAGGCCATCAAAGGGGAAGAAAAGTTACGTGCCACCTCTCTTGAGTCCATGGTTGATTTCAGCACCTCGAGGATCGGAAAACACGTGGAGGCAATATCCACAAAGGCAAAAAATGGAAGTAAAGTGAATAAGTACAGCACTGTAGGAGTCAAGAAAATTTCAGGGGGAAATGCGGTGGTGGCTTGTCACAAACTTGTGTATCCATTCATAGTGTTTTACTGCAACATGACAAAAACAACAGATGTTTACCAAGTGTTGATGGTGGCTAGCGATGGAACAAAGTGA
- the LOC140874904 gene encoding plasma membrane ATPase 4-like, which produces MGSTKALSLEEIRNEAVDLERIPIEEVFEQLKCTREGLSSEDGENRLKLFGPNKLEEKKESKILKFLGFMWNPLSWVMEAAALMAIVLANGDGRPPDWQDFVGIVALLFINSTISFIEENNAGNAAAALMAGLAPKTKVLRDNRWSEQDASILVPGDIISIKLGDIIPADARLLDGDPLKVDQSALTGESLPVTKNPSDEVFSGSTCKQGEIEAVVIATGVRTFFGKAAHLVDSTNQVGHFQKVLTAIGNFCICSIFIGILIEIIVMYLIQHRKYRDGIDNLLVLLIGGIPIAMPTVLSVTMAIGSHRLSQQGAITKRMTAIEEMAGMDVLCSDKTGTLTLNKLTVDKSLIEVFVKGLDKDQVVLYAARASRTENQDAIDAAIVGMLADPKEARAGIREVHFLPFNPVDKRTALTYIDSNGNWHRASKGAPEQILELCNSKEDVRKKVHAVIDKFAERGLRSLGVARQEVPERTKESLGEPWQLLGLLPLFDPPRHDSAETIRRALNLGVNVKMITGDQLAIAKETGRRLGMGTNMYPSSSLLGQDKDESITGLPVDELIEKADGFAGVFPEHKYEIVKRLQERKHICGMTGDGVNDAPALKKADIGIAVADATDAARGASDIVLTEPGLSVIISAVLTSRAIFQRMKNYTIYAVSITIRIVFGFLLIALIWKFDFAPFMVLIIAILNDGTIMTISKDRVQPSPLPDSWKLREIFATGVVLGGYLALGTVLFFWAMKDTDFFSNKFGVRSLRESPREMMAALYLQVSIVSQALIFVTRSRSWSYAERPGMFLLGAFIIAQLVATIIAVYANWGFANIKGCGWGWAGVIWLYSVITYVPLDILKFCIRYILSGKAWDNLLEKKTAFTTKSNYGIEEREAQWAAAQRTLHGLQPREISNIFSDKSSYRELSEIAEQAKRRAEVARLREVHTLKGHVESVVKLKGLDIDTIQQHYTV; this is translated from the exons ATGGGTAGCACCAAGGCTCTGAGTCTTGAAGAGATAAGAAATGAAGCAGTTGATCTG GAAAGAATTCCTATTGAGGAGGTGTTTGAGCAGTTGAAATGTACAAGAGAAGGTTTATCCTCAGAGGATGGAGAGAACAGGCTCAAATTATTTGGTCCAAACAAATTGGAGGAGAAAAAG GAGAGCAAGATCCTCAAGTTTTTGGGCTTTATGTGGAACCCTTTGTCGTGGGTTATGGAAGCTGCTGCATTGATGGCTATTGTCCTAGCAAATGGAGATGGAAGGCCCCCAGATTGGCAGGATTTTGTGGGTATTGTTGCCTTATTGTTTATCAACTCTACAATAAGTTTCATTGAAGAAAACAATGCCGGTAATGCTGCAGCAGCTCTGATGGCTGGACTCGCTCCCAAAACAAAG GTTCTGAGAGACAATCGATGGAGTGAGCAGGATGCATCTATCCTTGTTCCAGGGGACATTATAAGCATAAAACTGGGAGACATCATCCCTGCTGATGCTCGACTTCTTGATGGTGATCCCTTAAAAGTTGATCAATCTGCTTTAACCGGAGAATCTCTTCCAGTCACCAAGAACCCATCGGATGAAGTTTTCTCTGGATCGACATGTAAGCAAGGAGAGATTGAAGCAGTTGTGATAGCAACTGGTGTCCGTACTTTCTTTGGTAAGGCTGCTCATCTAGTGGATAGCACCAACCAAGTTGGACATTTCCAAAAGGTTCTGACCGCCATTGGTAACTTTTGCATCTGCTCAATTTTTATCGGGATACTCATTGAGATCATAGTCATGTATCTAATACAGCACCGGAAGTATAGGGATGGAATTGACAATTTGTTGGTTCTCTTAATTGGAGGAATTCCAATTGCTATGCCAACCGTTTTGTCTGTTACAATGGCTATTGGTTCCCACAGGCTATCTCAGCAGGGTGCAATAACTAAAAGAATGACTGCCATAGAGGAAATGGCTGGAATGGATGTTCTCTGCAGCGACAAAACTGGAACTCTAACCTTGAATAAGCTGACTGTTGACAAAAGCCTCATAGAAGTGTTTGTGAAGGGATTAGATAAAGATCAGGTTGTATTATACGCAGCACGGGCTTCAAGAACTGAAAATCAGGATGCGATTGATGCTGCCATTGTTGGGATGCTGGCTGATCCAAAGGAG GCAAGAGCTGGTATTAGGGAGGTTCATTTTCTACCTTTCAACCCTGTGGACAAGAGGACTGCATTAACATACATAGATTCTAATGGAAATTGGCATCGTGCCAGCAAAGGTGCCCCTGAACAG ATATTAGAACTTTGCAACAGCAAGGAAGATGTTCGAAAAAAGGTTCATGCTGTTATTGATAAGTTTGCGGAACGTGGGCTTCGTTCTTTAGGAGTTGCCAGACAG GAAGTTCCAGAGAGAACAAAAGAGAGTCTTGGCGAACCATGGCAACTCCTTGGGTTGTTGCCATTGTTTGATCCACCTAGGCATGATAGTGCAGAAACTATTAGAAGAGCACTGAATCTGGGAGTGAATGTTAAGATGATCACTG GTGATCAGCTAGCCATAGCTAAAGAAACAGGTCGCAGGCTTGGAATGGGGACAAATATGTATCCATCTTCATCCTTACTTGGCCAAGACAAAGATGAATCTATTACAGGACTTCCAGTAGATGAGTTAATCGAGAAGGCAGATGGTTTTGCTGGAGTATTTCCAG AGCATAAGTATGAAATTGTGAAGAGACTTCAAGAAAGGAAACACATCTGTGGTATGACTGGAGATGGCGTAAACGATGCTCCTGCTCTGAAGAAGGCAGATATTGGCATTGCTGTTGCTGATGCAACTGATGCTGCTAGAGGTGCATCCGACATTGTTTTGACAGAACCTGGGCTGAGCGTCATAATAAGTGCTGTGCTAACTAGCAGGGCTATTTTCCAAAGAATGAAAAATTATACA ATATATGCTGTTTCAATTACTATCCGTATTGTG TTTGGATTCTTGCTCATTGCTTTGATATGGAAATTCGACTTTGCTCCATTCATGGTTCTTATCATTGCTATCTTGAATGACG GAACTATCATGACAATTTCAAAAGATCGAGTTCAACCTTCTCCGCTACCAGACAGCTGGAAACTTAGAGAAATATTTGCCACTGGGGTTGTGCTGGGAGGTTACTTGGCACTTGGAACTGTGCTGTTTTTCTGGGCCATGAAAGATACCGATTTTTTCTCT AACAAATTTGGCGTAAGATCTCTGAGAGAAAGTCCGAGGGAAATGATGGCAGCATTGTACCTGCAAGTCAGTATTGTGAGTCAGGCACTCATATTTGTGACAAGGTCTCGAAGCTGGTCTTATGCTGAACGCCCCGGAATGTTCTTGCTTGGTGCTTTTATTATAGCTCAGTTG GTTGCCACAATAATTGCTGTTTATGCTAACTGGGGATTTGCGAATATCAAAGGATGTGGTTGGGGTTGGGCAGGTGTTATATGGCTTTATAGTGTAATAACATATGTGCCACTTGACATCCTTAAGTTCTGCATTCGATACATTTTGAGTGGAAAGGCTTGGGATAATCTTCTGGAAAAAAAG ACTGCCTTCACAACGAAGTCCAACTATGGCATCGAAGAACGAGAAGCACAATGGGCCGCTGCACAGAGGACTCTTCATGGTCTTCAACCGCGGGAAATTTCTAACATTTTTTCTGACAAAAGTAGCTACAGGGAGCTGTCTGAGATTGCGGAGCAAGCCAAACGACGTGCAGAAGTTGCTAG GCTAAGAGAGGTGCATACGCTGAAGGGGCACGTTGAATCTGTGGTGAAGTTGAAAGGATTGGATATTGACACAATTCAACAGCACTACACAGTTTGA
- the LOC140883096 gene encoding putative RNA methyltransferase At5g10620 isoform X2 produces MKHRKILNWAVRRFILFMSYENIAGFESQEILVYGMGLSLFAISKTHYSFPPGKQCKYAGQSVRALPIRILTVGKKRSPGVQLIVDEYIEKLKNYCSVQDIRLKSNPKNAKDVMAQIEHEDISVMSLVKSNEWVVMLDEHGVDVESEQMASLIGDAGNTGASTIVFCIGGPYGHGRQLKERADVSIKLSSLVLNHEIALVVLIEQLYRAWTILKGQKYHH; encoded by the exons ATGAAACACAGAAAAATCTTGAATTGGGCTGTTCGAAGATTCATCCTTTTTATGAGCTACG AAAACATCGCTGGTTTCGAATCGCAAGAAATTCTTGTTTATGGTATGGGATTATCCCTCTTCGCCATCAGCAAAACCCATTATTCTTTCCCTCCAG GTAAACAGTGCAAGTATGCTGGCCAATCAGTG AGAGCGCTACCAATTCGAATTCTTACGGTGGGGAAGAAGAGGTCTCCGGGAGTTCAACTCATAGTTGACGAGTATATTGAAAAGCTCAAGAATTATTGCTCTGTCCAGGATATTAGACTCAAATCCAATCCTAAAAATGCCAA GGATGTGATGGCTCAGATCGAACATGAAGATATATCAGTGATGAGCCTTGTCAAATCCAATGAATGG GTTGTGATGTTGGACGAGCATGGAGTCGATGTGGAATCTGAACAAATGGCTTCTCTTATTGGGGATGCTGGAAACACG GGAGCTTCTACCATTGTGTTCTGCATTGGAGGACCTTATGGCCATGGAAGACAGTTAAAAGAGAGAGCCGACGTATCGATCAAGCTCTCATCCTTAGTCTTGAATCATGAAATTGCTTTAGTTGTACTCATCGAGCAACTTTACAG GGCTTGGACCATTCTCAAAGGCCAGAAGTATCATCATTAG
- the LOC140883096 gene encoding putative RNA methyltransferase At5g10620 isoform X1, with amino-acid sequence MKHRKILNWAVRRFILFMSYENIAGFESQEILVYGMGLSLFAISKTHYSFPPVFILSGKQCKYAGQSVRALPIRILTVGKKRSPGVQLIVDEYIEKLKNYCSVQDIRLKSNPKNAKDVMAQIEHEDISVMSLVKSNEWVVMLDEHGVDVESEQMASLIGDAGNTGASTIVFCIGGPYGHGRQLKERADVSIKLSSLVLNHEIALVVLIEQLYRAWTILKGQKYHH; translated from the exons ATGAAACACAGAAAAATCTTGAATTGGGCTGTTCGAAGATTCATCCTTTTTATGAGCTACG AAAACATCGCTGGTTTCGAATCGCAAGAAATTCTTGTTTATGGTATGGGATTATCCCTCTTCGCCATCAGCAAAACCCATTATTCTTTCCCTCCAG TCTTTATTCTATCAGGTAAACAGTGCAAGTATGCTGGCCAATCAGTG AGAGCGCTACCAATTCGAATTCTTACGGTGGGGAAGAAGAGGTCTCCGGGAGTTCAACTCATAGTTGACGAGTATATTGAAAAGCTCAAGAATTATTGCTCTGTCCAGGATATTAGACTCAAATCCAATCCTAAAAATGCCAA GGATGTGATGGCTCAGATCGAACATGAAGATATATCAGTGATGAGCCTTGTCAAATCCAATGAATGG GTTGTGATGTTGGACGAGCATGGAGTCGATGTGGAATCTGAACAAATGGCTTCTCTTATTGGGGATGCTGGAAACACG GGAGCTTCTACCATTGTGTTCTGCATTGGAGGACCTTATGGCCATGGAAGACAGTTAAAAGAGAGAGCCGACGTATCGATCAAGCTCTCATCCTTAGTCTTGAATCATGAAATTGCTTTAGTTGTACTCATCGAGCAACTTTACAG GGCTTGGACCATTCTCAAAGGCCAGAAGTATCATCATTAG
- the LOC140883102 gene encoding gamma-glutamylcyclotransferase 2-1-like — protein sequence MVFWVFGYGSLVWNPGFEFDEKVVGFIKGYRRVFDLACIDHRGTPDHPARTCTLEENEGSICWGAAYCARGGPKKEKAVMAYLERRECEYDGKTLVNFYKEGESEQPFVAGVIVFTSTPDKIRNKYYLGPAPLEHMATQIATAFGPCGNNRDYLFLLEKAMFDIGHEDEYVSELANEVRNVLGGLQKEKLIGELPEPIAITLDS from the exons ATGGTGTTCTGGGTTTTCGGCTACGGTTCTCTGGTGTGGAACCCAGGATTCGAATTTGATGAGAAAGTTGTTGGGTTCATTAAGGGTTACAGGCGTGTATTCGATCTGG CCTGTATAGATCACAGAGGTACCCCCGACCACCCTGCAAGAACCTGCACCTTGGAAGAAAATGAGGGATCCATCTGC TGGGGAGCTGCGTATTGTGCGCGGGGAGGGCCAAAGAAAGAGAAGGCAGTAATGGCG TATCTCGAGCGAAGAGAATGCGAGTACGATGGGAAAACATTGGTTAATTTTTACAAA GAAGGTGAATCTGAGCAGCCATTTGTAGCTGGTGTGATAGT ATTCACATCGACTCCAGACAAGATAAGGAACAAGTACTATTTAGGACCAGCCCCTTTGGAGCACATGGCTACTCAAATAGCAACAGCATTTGGCCCTTGTGGAAACAATAGGGACTATCTCTTCCTCTTGGAGAAGGCCATGTTCGATATCG GCCACGAAGATGAGTATGTGAGTGAGCTTGCAAATGAAGTGAGAAACGTACTTGGTGGGTTGCAGAAGGAGAAGTTGATCGGTGAATTGCCTGAACCAATTGCAATTACCTTAGATTCTTGA